A window of Candidatus Falkowbacteria bacterium genomic DNA:
CCTCGCGACTCATACTAAGATCCTTTTTAATTCTAAGGTCATCACTTATAAGACCCTCGAAATTAATGTTTTTCCTGCAAAAGAACATGATGGATTGACGCACATCAATCATTAACGCAGTTGCCTCTGATTCAAGATCCTCGACACTCTTAATACCAAAACGCTCGAATATTTTATTACACAACGCTTCGAATATACTTTCTGCATCAAGACGCTCATAGGCCGGCTTGGCTGACAGAGAGTACTTTAAGTAAGACAAATTTTCTATCTCAAGTTTAAAACCCCAGATTTTTTCTAACCTTGAAATAATTTCTATAACATCAAGGGAATCGACGCCGAGATCTTTCTCGAAAACTGAAAATGGATTAATGTCTTTCTCTGGTAACATGCAGACCGATCTTATTACCCTAACTATATTACGGAAAATCTTTGAACCTACCGGCCTTTCATGAAAGCCGGGGTTAAGGGCGATTGTT
This region includes:
- a CDS encoding acyl carrier protein, with amino-acid sequence MEVEMSTTIALNPGFHERPVGSKIFRNIVRVIRSVCMLPEKDINPFSVFEKDLGVDSLDVIEIISRLEKIWGFKLEIENLSYLKYSLSAKPAYERLDAESIFEALCNKIFERFGIKSVEDLESEATALMIDVRQSIMFFCRKNINFEGLISDDLRIKKDLSMSREEVLAFQAYLKKRFKKPGQPNLYFHYTRNKDFSLAEVQALVIRFLQDSFIESFSNKLKRTRIKR